CAGTAAAGGCAGTATTGATTGCCTTAAATGATATTGACGGACAAAGAAAATACATCGGTTCGGTCGAAGAATCTGCACTAACGCAACTTAGTTTCCAAGTTGCGGGAAATGTGAAGCAAATACTTGTTTCAGAAGGAAGCAAGGTCAACGCAGGTCAACTCATTGCAACTTTAGACAGAGCCCGGTATCAAAAGGCCTATGAGGTAGCAAAATCCCAGAAAAAGCAAGCTAAAGATGCTTATCAGAGACTTAAGATTATCTATGATAATAAGAGTTTGCCTGAGATCAAGATTATTGAGGCTCAATCGCTTCTTGAACAGGCAGAAGCTGCGGAGTCGCTTGCTCTAAAGGATGTAGAAGACTGTAACCTCTATGCTCCTTACAGTGGCGTAATCGGAACCAAGGGTATTGATTTAGGTACGAATGTAGCTGCCGGAATGCCAGTTTTCACCGTACTTAAGGTAGATAAAATACGGGTTAAGGTTTCCATTCCAGAGAATGATATAAAAGAATTGAAAATGGGAGATAATGCAAATATCTATGTAAAGACCCTAGATAAGAGTTATATCGGGAAAATTATTGAAAAGGGAGTCGTTGCCAATCCATATTCAAGAGCATACACGGTTAAGGTGGATATTTTAAATGGGAAAGACGAATTGCTTCCCGGAATGGATTGTAACATAACGTTTAAGTCCGATAACGTAACAGGCTACTCACTTCCAATTTCTGTAATTCAAATTTCAGCAAGGAATGAACGATATGTCTGGAAGGTTAACAAAGACAATACTGTGTTAAAACAATCAGTAAAAATAGGCGAGCTGACTTCTGATGGAGTTGTCGTATTAGAGGGCCTTAAAGAAGGAGACCGAATTGTTACCGAAGGTTTTCAGAAAATCTTTGAAGGATCTAAAGTTATCGTTAAATAAAAATTTGAACTATAAGAAATGGCAAATAATATTAAAGCGGTAGCATGGGCTATGCGTTACCATAAAGTCGTGTTTTTGGTAACAGCACTACTTCTAATCGCAGGAATTGGCGGGCTTCTTTATATGCCCAAACAAGAATATCCAACCGTAACTATTAATCAGGGGATTATTGCAGGAATATACCCCGGAGCAAATTCAGAACAGGTCGCAAAACAGCTTACAAAGCCTTTGGAAGAACATCTTTTCAAATATAAAGAAGTAAAAAGAAAGGCTACCTATTCACAATCCAAAGACGGCATTGTTTACGTGTATATTACGCTGAATGATAATGTAAAAAACAAGGATGAAGTCTGGGCAAAAATAAGACATGGATTAAACGAACTTAAGCAGGAACTGCCTCCAGAGGTATTGGCATTGATAGTAGATTCAGATTTTGGCGAAACTTCAGCTTTACTTTTTTCGGTCGAGTCTGAAAGCAAAACCTATCGACAGCTTGAGGGCTATATGGAACAAATAGAATCCAGACTAAGACAGGTACCCGAAGTTTCAAAATTGACAAAGTCTGGCCAGCAAAAAGAAAGGATTGCCATCTATCTTGATAAGGGAAAAATGGCTAAGAATGGCATTCAGGCTCAGCAAATCGGAGAAGTACTCTATACACAGGGACTGAAAGGATATGCAGGCGATATAGATAATGGAGATATGTCCATTCCAATCTATCTTAACACCGCAAATCAGACCGAGCAGAACATTGCTAACCAGATTATAAGGGGTGATGGACAGACGGACATTCTTCGCTTAAAGGATATAGCCAATGTTATCAGAGAATATCCTGCACCTGACGATTTTATTAAGAATAACGGGAAAAAGTGCCTATTGATGTCTGTGGAGATGCAGACCGGAAATGATATTACACGTTTCGGCAAGGAATTAAACTCAATTCTTTTAGAGGAGGGAGCCAAACTTCCTGCCGATGTTAAAATCAGTACCATTGTCGATCAATCAAAGGTTGTACAAAAATCTGTGGACGAGTTTCTGGTAGAGATGCTTATCGCCATAATTTCGGTTGTACTTGTTACTGTATTTTTTATGCCGGTACGTGTTGCTGCAGTAGCAGCTACCTCTATTCCCATCACTATTTTTATTTCATTGGGGATTATGTATGCAGCAGGTTTTGAATTAAACGTTGTTACGTTTGCCGCACTTATTGTTGTGCTAGGTTTGATTGTAGATGACTGTATCGTTATTGTCGACAGTTATATAGAGCATCTCGACGAAGGAATGTCCCGTTGGCACGCATCAATTGCAGGTGCGGGAGAGTATTTCAAATCCTTAGTTTCTGCAACGCTCATTATTAGTGTTACATTTTTTCCCTTTCTCATCACACTGAAGGGACCGAATAGAGATTT
The nucleotide sequence above comes from Flavobacterium branchiarum. Encoded proteins:
- a CDS encoding efflux RND transporter periplasmic adaptor subunit; the encoded protein is MKIRNYLVIASLILLFVTGCKNKEKETQSEQQIPVKAVLIALNDIDGQRKYIGSVEESALTQLSFQVAGNVKQILVSEGSKVNAGQLIATLDRARYQKAYEVAKSQKKQAKDAYQRLKIIYDNKSLPEIKIIEAQSLLEQAEAAESLALKDVEDCNLYAPYSGVIGTKGIDLGTNVAAGMPVFTVLKVDKIRVKVSIPENDIKELKMGDNANIYVKTLDKSYIGKIIEKGVVANPYSRAYTVKVDILNGKDELLPGMDCNITFKSDNVTGYSLPISVIQISARNERYVWKVNKDNTVLKQSVKIGELTSDGVVVLEGLKEGDRIVTEGFQKIFEGSKVIVK